From one Falco peregrinus isolate bFalPer1 chromosome 12 unlocalized genomic scaffold, bFalPer1.pri SUPER_12_unloc_1, whole genome shotgun sequence genomic stretch:
- the LOC129783242 gene encoding uncharacterized protein LOC129783242, giving the protein MGKSLVPFPMPDWSPSSSFPAPQSQPSTPITTPALSVGTLAWGQHFGDTGTMYGNLESSQAGQGQVSVLGPGREACSTLCPTEENLYEPLDPTSTVPGQKHVPDPASRCCSGKKLVLVGAAVLGVSVLMNILFLTIGSQRITALTSALEAEKEKQLSNVASRSFLLYNEDHRKCVAASGHQLIATACQPEAAAQQFQWLQGGQLQGWQSQRCVTATRGQNRAFVRLEPCRADGRLQRWECRDGGLLALAGYNLYFNYGNNQEQVVMLYTGNRQWSRWVIHGSQDNVCSRSCCPPCSKGWTYFRNSCYFYSKTPSSWENAQRFCSVLGTQLLEVDGAEEKDHIQTMLKSSSWLGIRDEEVEGTWKRANGTILPWESSWWHRNEPNGGHQENCAAVREDGQWYDYPCTSQLPWSARDTPEHARTPQENPTAPPTLRGSSPAPLRLPHPTCSTPGCSSDLQHIHLGSMDGSPGKIRGTGRSGGSLQGNKRMCRVRRCSSNVAGGCVGWGTPDGVGRMGAV; this is encoded by the exons GCTTTATCAGTGGGAACACTCGCTTGGGGACAGCACTTTGGTGACACAGGGACGATGTACGGCAACCTCGAGTCCAGCCAAGCTGGCCAGGGGCAAGTGTCGGTGCTGGGGCCCGGCAGGGAAG cctgcagcaccctgtgccCCACAGAGGAGAACCTGTACGAGCCCCTGGACCCCACCAGCACCGTGCCAGGCCAGAAGCACGTGCCCGACCCAG CGTCACGGTGCTGCTCCGGGAAGaagctggtgctggtgggtgctgcGGTGCTGGGAGTCTCGGTGCTGATGAACATCCTCTTCCTCACCATCGGTTCGCAGCGCA TTACAGCCCTGACATCAGCGCTggaggcagagaaggagaagcagctgtcCAACGTGG CCTCCCGCTCCTTCCTGCTGTACAACGAAGACCACCGCAAGTGCGTGGCGGCTAGTGGCCACCAGCTGATAGCGACAGCTTGCCAGCCCGAGGCGGCTGCACAACAGTTCCAGTGGCTACAAGGGGGCCAGCtacagggctggcagagccagcGTTGCGTTACGGCGACCCGTGGGCAAAACAGAGCCTTCGTGAGGCTGGAGCCATGCCGCGCTGACGGCCGGCTGCAGCGTTGGGAATGCCGCGACGGCGGGCTGTTGGCACTCGCCGGTTACAACCTCTACTTCAATTATGGCAACAACCAGGAGCAAGTGGTGATGCTCTACACTGGGAACCGCCAGTGGAGCCGCTGGGTGATCCACGGGAGCCAGGACAACGTCTGTTCCCGCTCCT gctgtccccctTGCTCCAAAGGCTGGACCTACTTCAGGAACTCCTGCTATTTCTACTCCAAGACGCCAAGTTCCTGGGAGAACGCCCAGCGGTTCTGCTCGGTCCTGGGCACGCAGCTCCTGGAGGTGGATGGTGCTGAGGAGAAG GATCACATCCAGACGATGCTGAAAAGCTCCTCCTGGCTCGGCATCAGGGATGAGGAGGTCGAGGGTACCTGGAAGCGAGCGAACGGGACTATCCTACCCTGGGAAAGCAG CTGGTGGCACAGGAACGAGCCCAACGGTGGCCACCAGGAGAACTGTGCGGCGGTGAGGGAGGACGGCCAGTGGTATGACTACCCCTGCACCAGCCAGCTCCCCTGGTCTGCGAGGGACACCCCTGAGCACGCAAGGACACCCCAAGAGaaccccacagcaccccccaCCCTTCGGGGGtcttccccagcccctctccgTTTGCCAcatcccacctgcagcactCCAGGATGCAGCTCCGACCTCCAGCACATCCATTTGGGGTCCATGGATGGATCTCCAGGGAAAATTCGGGGTACGGGGCGGAGTGGGGGTTCCCTGCAGGGCAATAAACGCATGTGCAGAGTGAGGCGTTGCTCCAGCAATGTGGCGGGGGG